The Elaeis guineensis isolate ETL-2024a chromosome 13, EG11, whole genome shotgun sequence genome includes a region encoding these proteins:
- the LOC105056288 gene encoding carbonic anhydrase, chloroplastic yields the protein MDPIKRLQSGFEHFKKETYEKKPDVFRTLADGQSPKFMVFACADSRVCPSVLFNFAPGEAFMVRNIANMVPPYDKTKYTGVGAAVEYAVRHLKVENIVVIGHSRCGGIKGLMSIKDDGSSSSDFIEDWVKICMPAREKVKSSCSELAFPDQCTKCEKEAVNVSLDNLKTYPFVKEALEKKTLAVYGGYYDFVSGDFEAWTV from the exons ATGGATCCCATCAAGAGGTTGCAATCCGGGTTCGAGCACTTTAAGAAGGAAACTTATGA GAAGAAGCCCGATGTCTTCCGCACCCTCGCAGACGGCCAGAGCCCCAAG TTCATGGTGTTCGCATGTGCGGACTCGCGCGTGTGCCCGTCGGTGTTGTTCAATTTCGCGCCGGGGGAGGCCTTCATGGTCCGCAACATCGCCAACATGGTCCCACCCTACGACAAG ACCAAATACACCGGCGTCGGTGCTGCCGTAGAATATGCCGTCCGCCACCTCAAG GTGGAGAACATCGTGGTGATCGGTCACAGCCGTTGCGGAGGCATCAAAGGGCTCATGTCAATTAAGGATGATGGCTCCTCCAGCTC TGACTTCATAGAGGACTGGGTGAAGATATGTATGCCTGCGAGAGAGAAGGTGAAGAGCAGTTGTTCTGAATTGGCCTTTCCAGACCAATGCACCAAATGTGAAAAG GAAGCTGTGAATGTGTCTCTTGATAATTTAAAGACATACCCCTTCGTCAAAGAAGCgttggagaagaagactctcgcTGTATATGGAGGTTACTATGATTTTGTTAGTGGCGATTTTGAGGCGTGGACGGTGTAA
- the LOC105056287 gene encoding peroxisomal membrane protein PEX14, protein MATQSAPPPSSPNGDSQNQGPELSKTMEGNGNDVKDETANEASREPVFAIPQPIREDQVQNAVKFLSHPRVRGSPIIHRRSFLERKGLTKEEIDEAFRRVPDPPPNATSVEAATTNQAIQPKSSTSLQPQASVQTPQPAAAPASGVLVAPKLQQSKFHWSHALLATGVLAASGAGTAVLFKNVVVPKLKSWIRKVVAEETESDKEEKQSSRLAEEAAEAAKAAASAASVVAKASQELLNAKNEERKYFEAFMGALDVQVKEMKSMGDTIRKLESTRENSFSQEKLIEEYIQSTVGNGPANNSWRTSQVNQPDASLPSMFSKQVKVNGMPNMDFGRARPSSTPASVESIPAPHAKPFMEDINDMHPIPDQPPAKPVSAPRPKPYWEVRQQPQQKPSYDLRSQTSDEGLSSEVQESIDPSFHMNEKTHETSEAWWRRKTSKITETMPKMEEPKQFPYGIGASEGPSQRRWVPPQPPTVAIPEAAAAIRHPKPSAQKPQSGDEQSVASSDDGEERGVKAPDSAVQVDTSSVKETKQTEIQEEQADGIEVN, encoded by the exons ATGGCGACCCAATCCGCGCCTCCCCCGAGCTCTCCCAACGGCGATTCCCAAAACCAAG GGCCCGAGTTATCCAAGACAATGGAGGGGAATGGTAACGATGTCAAAGATGAGACTGCCAATGAAGCTTCAAGAGAACCAGTATTTGCAATCCCCCAACCAATAAGGGAGGACCAAGTGCAGAATGCTGTTAAGTTTCTATCTCATCCAAGAGTAAGGGGTTCCCCAATCATTCACAGGCGTTCCTTTCTTGAAAGAAAGGGCCTGACAAAGGAGGAAATAGATGAAGCCTTTCGCCGTGTACCT GACCCTCCTCCAAATGCTACCAGTGTTGAGGCTGCCACCACAAATCAGG CTATCCAGCCAAAATCATCAACAAGCTTGCAGCCTCAAGCCTCGGTACAAACTCCCCAACCTGCTGCTGCTCCTGCTAGCGGGGTTCTTGTGGCTCCAAAATTGCAGCAATCCAAATTTCACTGGTCCCATGCACTTCTTGCTACAGGGGTTTTAGCTGCTTCAGGTGCTGGTACAGCCGTTCTTTTCAAG aATGTGGTTGTTCCTAAGCTGAAATCTTGGATCAGAAAGGTTGTAGCAGAAGAAACTGAATCTGATAAGGAAGAAAAACAGAGTTCTAGGTTGGCTGAAGAAGCAGCAGAAGCTGCAAAAGCAGCTGCCTCAGCTGCTTCTGTTGTTGCTAAAGCAAGCCAAGAATTATTAAATGCAAAAAATGAAG AGAGGAAGTATTTTGAGGCTTTTATGGGAGCGCTGGATGTCCAAGTTAAAGAGATGAAATCCATGGGTGATACTATTCGGAAGCTGGAAAGCACAAGGGAAAACAGTTTCTCTCAAGAGAAGCTGATAGAAGAGTATATCCAATCTACAGTAGGGAATG GACCAGCTAACAATTCATGGAGAACTTCTCAGGTCAATCAACCAGATGCAAGTCTCCCCTCAATGTTTTCAAAG CAAGTCAAAGTAAATGGCATGCCAAATATGGACTTTGGAAGAG CGAGGCCTTCATCCACACCTGCATCAGTGGAGTCTATACCTGCACCACATGCAAAGCCATTTATGGAG GATATCAATGACATGCATCCAATCCCTGATCAACCACCAGCAAAACCTGTTTCAGCTCCTAGACCAAAG CCATATTGGGAGGTGCGTCAGCAACCTCAGCAAAAGCCCAGCTATGACCTCCGATCCCAAACAAGCGATGAAGGGTTGAGTTCTGaagtacaagagagcatcgaccCCTCCTTTCATATGAATGAGAAGACTCATGAGACTTCGGAGGCTTGGTGGAGAAGGAAGACTTCAAAAATAACTGAAACAATGCCCAAAATGGAGGAACCAAAGCAGTTCCCTTATGGAATTGGAGCCAGTGAAGGTCCTAGCCAGCGGAGATGGGTCCCACCTCAGCCACCAACAGTTGCTATCCCAGAAGCTGCTGCTGCCATCAGACACCCAAAACCATCTGCTCAAAAGCCGCAGTCAGGGGATGAGCAGTCGGTGGCGAGCTCTGATGACGGAGAAGAGAGGGGGGTGAAAGCACCTGACTCTGCTGTTCAGGTGGACACCTCCAGTGTTAAAGAAACGAAGCAGACTGAAATACAAGAAGAACAGGCAGATGGTATCGAAGTAAACTGA